A single window of Cololabis saira isolate AMF1-May2022 chromosome 24, fColSai1.1, whole genome shotgun sequence DNA harbors:
- the LOC133425067 gene encoding splicing factor U2AF 35 kDa subunit-like produces the protein MAEYLASIFGTEKDKVNCSFYFKIGACRHGDRCSRLHNKPTFSQTILIQNIYRNPQNSAQTADASRCAVSDVEMQEHYDEFFEEVFTEMEEKYGEVEEMNVCDNLGDHLVGNVYVKFRREEDAEKAVMDLNNRWFNAQPIHAELSPVTDFREACCRQYEMGECTRGGFCNFMHLKPISRELRRELYGRRRKRHRSGSRSRERRSRSKDRRRDRGTERRRSRDRERSGRF, from the exons gGTCAATTGTTCGTTCTATTTCAAAATTGGAGCTTGCAGACATGGAGACCGCTGTTCAAGATTGCACAACAAACCAACTTTCAGCCAG ACCATCTTGATTCAGAACATCTACCGCAACCcccagaacagcgcacagacgGCCGACGCATCTCGCT GTGCTGTCAGCGACGTTGAAATGCAGGAGCATTATGATGAGTTCTTTGAG GAAGTATTCACAGAGATGGAGGAGAAGTACGGAGAGGTGGAGGAGATGAACGTGTGTGATAACCTAGGCGATCATCTCGTTGGTAATGTCTACGTTAAG TTTCGTCGTGAGGAGGATGCAGAGAAAGCAGTCATGGACCTGAACAACCGCTGGTTCAACGCACAACCCATCCACGCAGAGCTCTCCCCCGTCACTGACTTCAGGGAAGCTTGCTGCCGCCAGTATGAAATGGG ggaGTGCACTCGAGGTGGCTTCTGCAATTTCATGCACCTGAAACCCATATCACGGGAACTTCGACGGGAGCTGTACGGCCGTCGCAGAAAAAG GCACCGCTCTGGTTCCCGCTCACGGGAACGACGCTCCCGCTCCAAGGATCGACGACGGGACCGCGGGACCGAGAGGCGGCGGTCGAGGGACCGGGAGCGCTCCGGAAGATTCTGA